A stretch of Chloracidobacterium validum DNA encodes these proteins:
- the ligA gene encoding NAD-dependent DNA ligase LigA, whose protein sequence is MLNRSGSDTASLARQPLTRDDARRAIEQLRAEIARHDELYYQQHAPVISDYDYDQLVKQLQALEAAFPEFITLDSPTQRVGGRPSEGFPSVQHRIRMMSLDNVYSPEELREWETRCRRVYDQAFDYVAELKIDGLSLSLHYTDGLLTEAVTRGDGTTGDLVTENARTIRQLPLRLAQPLAADLEVRGEVYLPLSSFRRLNAELEVEGEKPFANPRNAAAGTMKLLDARIAAGRRLAMFCYELFADGVKPFETHWETLDWLRQAGFPVNPYARQCANLDAVLAYCTEMESQREARDYDTDGVVVKVNQIRAQDELGATAKAPRWAVAYKFAPMQAQTRLRGVTWQVGRLGTLTPVAELEPVFVAGTTVARASLHNEDQIRRLDVRLGDRVIVEKSGDIIPQVVGVVAADRTADAPPIKAPVFCPGCPERQVRLVRPEGEVAWRCPETNCPTKLRQSLQHFAARTAMDIEGLGEVLVEKLVRDGLVTDVADLYALTAEQVAALERLGDKSAANLMAQIERSKTAGLERLIFALGIPDVGRRKAQLLAQHFGSVEALAQASEAELVAVRDIGPATAQGIRQWFADERHRQMVARLAAAGVVTHLDAARSDAVAQLAGKQFVLTGTLPTLTRDEATARIEAAGGRVTSAVSKKTDYVVVGDNPGSKLDKAKALGIAILDESGLLELLSP, encoded by the coding sequence ATGCTCAATCGTTCAGGTTCAGATACCGCATCCTTGGCTCGTCAGCCGTTGACGCGCGATGACGCACGCCGCGCCATCGAACAGTTGCGTGCAGAAATAGCACGGCATGATGAGTTGTATTACCAACAGCACGCGCCGGTCATCTCCGATTACGACTACGATCAACTCGTCAAGCAGTTGCAAGCCCTTGAGGCGGCTTTTCCTGAGTTCATCACGCTGGACAGTCCGACCCAGCGGGTTGGCGGTCGCCCAAGCGAAGGGTTCCCATCCGTTCAGCACCGGATTCGGATGATGTCACTCGACAACGTCTATAGTCCGGAAGAACTCCGGGAGTGGGAAACTCGCTGTCGCCGGGTTTATGATCAAGCGTTCGATTATGTCGCCGAACTCAAGATTGATGGGTTGAGTTTATCCCTACACTACACGGATGGGCTGCTTACCGAAGCTGTTACGCGGGGTGACGGGACAACGGGCGACCTTGTTACGGAAAATGCTCGCACGATTCGGCAACTTCCGCTCCGCCTGGCCCAGCCGCTCGCCGCCGACCTTGAAGTGCGGGGTGAGGTTTACTTGCCACTGTCCAGCTTTCGCCGACTCAACGCCGAGCTTGAAGTCGAAGGCGAAAAACCCTTTGCCAATCCTCGTAACGCCGCAGCCGGCACGATGAAGCTGCTCGATGCGCGGATTGCGGCCGGCCGCCGGCTGGCCATGTTTTGTTACGAGTTGTTTGCCGATGGCGTCAAACCCTTCGAGACACACTGGGAAACGCTCGACTGGCTTCGGCAGGCGGGTTTCCCGGTCAATCCGTATGCACGGCAGTGCGCAAACTTAGACGCCGTGCTGGCCTATTGCACCGAGATGGAAAGCCAGCGCGAGGCACGCGACTACGATACGGATGGCGTCGTGGTCAAGGTCAACCAAATTCGCGCACAGGACGAACTCGGCGCAACGGCAAAGGCTCCCCGCTGGGCCGTCGCCTACAAGTTTGCGCCCATGCAAGCCCAAACGCGCCTGCGTGGGGTGACGTGGCAGGTTGGGCGGCTGGGCACGCTCACACCGGTCGCTGAACTCGAACCCGTGTTTGTGGCCGGGACGACCGTTGCACGGGCGTCACTCCATAACGAAGACCAGATTCGGCGGCTCGACGTACGGTTGGGTGACCGCGTCATCGTTGAGAAAAGCGGTGACATCATCCCCCAGGTTGTTGGTGTTGTGGCTGCCGACCGCACCGCAGACGCCCCCCCTATCAAGGCCCCAGTGTTTTGCCCGGGCTGCCCTGAGCGTCAGGTAAGGCTGGTTCGGCCAGAGGGTGAAGTTGCCTGGCGGTGCCCAGAAACGAACTGCCCGACCAAGCTCCGGCAGAGCTTACAGCACTTTGCCGCCCGGACGGCCATGGACATCGAAGGGCTTGGTGAAGTGCTTGTGGAAAAGCTGGTGCGAGATGGGCTTGTCACCGATGTTGCCGACCTCTACGCGCTGACGGCCGAACAGGTTGCCGCGCTCGAACGGCTGGGGGACAAGTCGGCGGCCAACCTCATGGCGCAAATCGAACGGAGTAAAACGGCCGGACTGGAGCGGTTGATCTTTGCGCTCGGGATTCCTGATGTCGGGCGGCGCAAGGCGCAACTACTGGCGCAACACTTTGGCTCGGTGGAGGCGCTGGCCCAGGCGTCGGAAGCCGAACTGGTTGCCGTCCGAGACATTGGGCCGGCAACGGCGCAGGGCATCCGCCAGTGGTTTGCCGACGAACGGCACCGGCAGATGGTAGCGCGACTAGCGGCGGCAGGGGTCGTTACCCACTTGGACGCCGCGCGCTCAGACGCGGTGGCGCAACTGGCCGGCAAGCAGTTTGTCTTGACCGGGACACTTCCAACCCTGACCCGTGATGAAGCCACGGCCCGCATCGAAGCCGCCGGCGGACGGGTGACGAGCGCCGTCAGCAAGAAAACCGATTACGTGGTCGTGGGTGACAACCCGGGCTCCAAGCTGGACAAAGCCAAGGCGCTTGGCATTGCAATTCTCGACGAATCCGGCTTGCTCGAACTCCTGTCACCCTGA
- a CDS encoding DNA adenine methylase, producing MKSPLRYPGGKSRALHQMKFLLPQAFEEYREPFVGGGSFFIYLRQAYPQLRMWINDLNPELYYFWKHAQADSETLASEILKIKSKRKNGQALFDELTRMDVSALSEFERAVRFFVLNRITFSGVVESGGYSKLAFTARFTESSIRRVAQIGKLLEGIKITNSDYRELLLDGGKEVFTFLDPPYFKATKSRLYGKKGILHTGFSHDEFSVEMRACKHSWLITYDDSPEIRNNFSFANIYDWQLQYGMNNYKQGRAEKGSELFIANYTLHVKRKAESTEGEKFEQLALI from the coding sequence ATGAAAAGTCCTTTACGATACCCCGGCGGTAAATCACGCGCGCTTCACCAGATGAAATTTCTCCTGCCGCAAGCGTTTGAAGAGTACCGAGAGCCTTTCGTCGGCGGTGGATCGTTCTTTATCTACCTACGTCAGGCTTATCCACAACTGCGGATGTGGATCAACGACCTAAACCCTGAGTTGTACTATTTCTGGAAACATGCTCAAGCTGATTCGGAAACATTGGCAAGCGAGATTCTCAAGATAAAATCCAAAAGAAAGAATGGGCAGGCACTATTCGATGAGCTGACGCGCATGGATGTTAGCGCCCTATCCGAGTTTGAAAGAGCGGTTCGTTTTTTCGTTCTGAATCGGATTACTTTCTCAGGTGTCGTTGAATCCGGTGGATACTCGAAATTGGCTTTCACTGCGAGGTTTACAGAATCTTCAATCAGGCGTGTTGCCCAAATTGGGAAACTGTTGGAAGGCATCAAGATCACCAATTCAGACTACCGTGAACTTTTACTGGATGGTGGAAAGGAAGTGTTCACGTTCCTTGATCCACCTTACTTCAAGGCGACCAAATCGAGATTGTATGGGAAAAAAGGCATTTTACATACTGGATTCAGTCACGACGAATTTTCCGTCGAAATGAGAGCCTGCAAGCATTCCTGGCTCATCACTTACGACGACTCGCCAGAAATCAGGAATAACTTTAGCTTTGCAAATATCTACGATTGGCAACTGCAATACGGCATGAACAACTACAAGCAAGGCAGAGCAGAAAAAGGAAGCGAGCTTTTCATTGCCAATTATACGCTCCATGTCAAGCGTAAGGCCGAGAGCACCGAAGGGGAAAAATTTGAGCAACTTGCATTGATTTAG
- a CDS encoding type II restriction-modification system restriction endonuclease: MTLEILKTEAQVFAGKAHGAPSLYGVTDGKAIGTYVEHQFRSHLREKYDFQEGSSASGIDFPELEVDMKVTSIRQPQSSCPFKSARQKIYGLGYSLLVFLYEKTDEPQTPMGNLNILHTLFVSKERTADFQTTTGLRQILENKGNQDDILAFIEERRLPVDEIEASALAREILTTPPEIGYLTISNALQWRLQYSRVIERAGSAAGVERLK, from the coding sequence TTGACACTTGAAATTCTCAAGACAGAAGCGCAAGTGTTTGCCGGCAAGGCACATGGCGCTCCATCGTTATATGGGGTTACTGACGGGAAAGCGATTGGTACATACGTTGAGCATCAGTTCCGGTCTCACCTCCGCGAAAAATACGACTTTCAGGAAGGAAGCTCTGCTAGTGGCATAGATTTCCCAGAACTCGAAGTTGACATGAAGGTAACAAGCATAAGGCAACCACAATCGTCATGTCCCTTCAAATCTGCTCGGCAGAAGATTTATGGACTAGGCTATTCTTTGCTTGTGTTCTTATACGAGAAGACAGATGAGCCACAAACACCTATGGGAAACTTGAATATCTTGCACACACTTTTCGTCAGCAAAGAGCGAACGGCAGACTTTCAGACCACCACAGGTCTCCGTCAAATCCTCGAAAACAAGGGTAACCAGGATGACATCTTGGCGTTCATTGAAGAACGCAGGCTTCCGGTAGATGAGATTGAGGCATCGGCACTAGCCCGCGAAATTCTTACCACCCCCCCTGAGATCGGTTATCTTACCATCTCGAATGCCCTGCAATGGAGACTTCAATATAGCCGAGTCATCGAGAGGGCCGGTTCGGCTGCGGGGGTTGAAAGACTAAAATAG
- a CDS encoding 3-hydroxyacyl-CoA dehydrogenase family protein, producing MTELRKIGVVGCGTMGAGIAQTIIQSGFETVVVETDDDRLQRGFTTIVSSLSRLVEKGLISEEAKDLAQQRLRGTTELSALAECDLVIEAIVEELSAKHELFRQLDGLCRPETMFASNTSSLSITQMASVVATSRQARFVGLHFFNPVPRMALVEVVRSFLTDPAIIEQVTEFVKAIGKTPVQATDQTGFIVNRLLVPYSLDAIRALEEGVGSIADIDQAMKLGAGHPMGPLMLNDLVGLDVLLNVANTMYDAFRERRFAPPPLLVRMVAAGWLGRKTGRGFYDYSDPKQPKPMTLQ from the coding sequence ATGACAGAACTCCGCAAAATTGGCGTCGTTGGCTGTGGCACCATGGGCGCCGGCATTGCGCAAACCATCATTCAGAGCGGGTTTGAAACCGTTGTCGTGGAGACGGACGACGACCGGCTCCAACGTGGATTCACCACGATTGTTTCATCGCTTTCGAGACTCGTCGAAAAAGGGCTGATCTCGGAAGAAGCCAAAGACCTAGCACAGCAGCGCCTGCGCGGGACGACCGAGCTTTCCGCGCTGGCGGAGTGCGACCTCGTGATTGAAGCCATTGTGGAGGAACTCTCCGCCAAGCATGAGTTGTTCCGTCAGTTGGACGGCCTGTGCCGTCCAGAGACGATGTTTGCCAGCAACACGTCGTCGCTCTCGATTACCCAGATGGCCAGCGTCGTTGCTACCAGCCGGCAGGCACGTTTTGTCGGCTTGCACTTTTTCAACCCCGTTCCACGCATGGCGCTTGTCGAAGTTGTCCGGTCGTTCCTGACAGACCCGGCGATCATCGAGCAGGTCACAGAGTTTGTGAAAGCCATTGGGAAGACACCGGTTCAGGCAACCGACCAAACCGGCTTTATCGTCAACCGTCTGCTCGTGCCTTATTCACTTGATGCGATTCGCGCCCTGGAAGAAGGAGTTGGTTCGATTGCCGATATTGACCAGGCCATGAAGCTGGGCGCGGGACACCCGATGGGACCGCTCATGCTCAACGATTTGGTTGGCCTGGATGTCCTGCTCAACGTCGCCAACACGATGTACGACGCCTTCCGGGAACGCCGGTTCGCGCCGCCGCCGCTGCTGGTGCGCATGGTGGCGGCCGGGTGGCTAGGACGCAAAACCGGGCGTGGCTTTTACGACTACAGCGATCCGAAGCAACCCAAGCCAATGACGCTTCAGTAA
- the queF gene encoding preQ(1) synthase — MGAYTSEHARKGLDAPLPALECWENQFPNYRITIRIPEFTSVCPLTEQPDFGTVTIAYVPRDRCLELKSLKLYIQAYRQLGIFYENAINRILRDVVAACEPVECTVTGDFTPRGGISSVIEATYRAKQISSEAKEE; from the coding sequence ATGGGTGCTTATACCAGCGAACATGCCAGAAAGGGCCTGGACGCGCCGCTCCCGGCGCTCGAATGTTGGGAAAACCAGTTTCCGAACTATCGCATTACGATTCGCATTCCTGAGTTTACGTCCGTGTGTCCGCTCACGGAGCAGCCGGATTTTGGCACCGTCACGATTGCCTACGTCCCCCGTGACCGGTGTCTTGAACTCAAGTCGCTCAAGCTTTATATCCAGGCGTACCGGCAGCTTGGAATTTTCTATGAAAATGCCATCAATCGCATTCTGCGGGACGTGGTCGCGGCCTGTGAGCCGGTCGAGTGTACCGTCACGGGTGACTTCACGCCCCGTGGCGGTATCAGTTCCGTCATTGAGGCCACCTACCGCGCCAAGCAAATCAGTTCTGAAGCCAAGGAGGAGTAA
- a CDS encoding DUF2103 domain-containing protein: protein MAKKKPSETAPGRLVWNHSTHIPGLIPVLTRLCNVPGVKTVTPGRLAQAKGRPTPLTIRVTVPIVGGFKLQARSSGSVQEIFVVTSLTESALQQAIDQLLADT, encoded by the coding sequence ATGGCGAAGAAGAAACCTTCTGAAACAGCCCCAGGGCGCCTGGTGTGGAATCACTCGACCCACATTCCGGGCCTCATCCCGGTGCTGACGCGCCTATGTAATGTCCCCGGTGTCAAGACGGTGACGCCGGGCCGCCTGGCACAGGCCAAGGGACGCCCCACGCCGCTGACCATCCGCGTTACCGTCCCGATTGTCGGCGGCTTCAAGCTCCAGGCCCGTTCCAGCGGAAGCGTTCAGGAAATTTTCGTCGTTACGTCGCTGACCGAAAGCGCCCTACAACAGGCCATTGACCAACTTCTGGCCGATACATAA
- a CDS encoding hybrid sensor histidine kinase/response regulator, with protein sequence MSSTVLIVDDEATLRLVFKKVLTKAGFTVIEATDGEDGLRQANELLPGVMLLDWVMPGLDGPEVCRQIRANPKLSDSQIIMLSSRGELDDRVQGLDAGADDYLVKPCETKELLARVRSALRIHELKHQLREQATQLQETVAKLEELAHQREEFTAVLVHDIRSPLATVFGAFELTEMRAEEMGILDDDLRKIFQHGYRTLEHITKLVNEVLDFSKAEAGGATLELAWVPVRELIEESAAQIALTAEHKGITLRTVCAPNLPTLLLDRSKMLRAVGNLLSNAVKFTPEGGTVTLRAEQVEGTGVNAGKTFVVIHVEDTGPGIPAKDLPYIFNPYYQARQRTRQLGTGLGLAIVQRITAAHGGQASVQSTEGVGTAFTITLPAVMRCEPPAPENSVPDTGMG encoded by the coding sequence ATGTCAAGTACCGTGCTGATTGTAGATGATGAAGCCACGCTCCGCCTTGTTTTCAAGAAAGTTCTGACCAAGGCCGGTTTTACCGTGATTGAAGCCACGGATGGCGAGGACGGCCTGCGCCAGGCCAATGAATTGCTGCCAGGCGTGATGCTGCTGGATTGGGTCATGCCCGGACTGGATGGCCCGGAAGTTTGCCGCCAGATTCGCGCAAATCCCAAACTCAGCGACAGCCAAATCATCATGTTGTCATCCCGTGGCGAACTGGATGACCGAGTCCAGGGCCTCGACGCCGGCGCCGATGACTATCTGGTCAAGCCCTGTGAAACCAAGGAACTCCTGGCGCGCGTCCGCAGCGCCCTGCGAATTCACGAACTCAAGCACCAACTCCGTGAACAAGCCACGCAACTTCAGGAAACCGTGGCGAAACTGGAGGAACTCGCCCACCAGCGCGAGGAGTTCACCGCCGTTTTGGTTCACGATATTCGCTCTCCACTGGCGACCGTCTTCGGGGCGTTTGAATTGACGGAAATGCGCGCCGAGGAAATGGGCATCCTGGACGACGACTTGCGCAAGATTTTTCAGCACGGCTACCGAACGCTCGAACACATTACGAAGCTGGTCAATGAGGTGCTGGATTTCTCGAAAGCCGAGGCTGGGGGAGCTACACTCGAACTTGCCTGGGTGCCTGTGAGGGAACTCATCGAGGAGTCTGCCGCCCAGATTGCGCTCACCGCCGAGCACAAGGGGATCACGCTGCGCACTGTCTGCGCTCCAAACCTCCCCACGTTATTGTTGGACCGCAGCAAAATGCTGCGCGCGGTTGGTAATCTGCTCTCTAACGCCGTCAAGTTTACCCCTGAAGGCGGAACGGTGACGCTGCGCGCCGAGCAGGTCGAAGGCACCGGCGTCAACGCCGGCAAAACGTTTGTCGTCATTCACGTCGAAGACACCGGCCCTGGTATCCCAGCGAAAGACTTGCCTTACATTTTCAATCCCTACTACCAAGCTCGCCAACGTACCCGCCAGTTGGGAACCGGACTGGGACTGGCCATCGTCCAACGGATTACAGCCGCGCATGGCGGCCAAGCCAGTGTCCAGAGCACCGAAGGCGTCGGGACGGCCTTTACCATCACCTTGCCGGCAGTGATGCGCTGTGAACCCCCGGCGCCGGAAAATTCCGTCCCCGACACGGGAATGGGTTGA
- the plsY gene encoding glycerol-3-phosphate 1-O-acyltransferase PlsY, with protein MSWAAALALAYLIGAVPCGFLIAKSLTGEDVRASGSGSTGATNVVRKAGLAAGLLTYVLDVLKGFLALWVAAWVSGSTSPRLLGAAGLAAVLGHMFPVYLGLRGGKGVATGVGVFLVLSPVATLLALLTWGLVFALTRTVSLGSLLGVLVLPIGIWLCDGWWLGRASEVWLPSLIWAVAIGTAIIARHGGNLQRLYRGTESTFRQTGWQTPPDS; from the coding sequence ATGTCGTGGGCCGCCGCGCTGGCTTTAGCCTATCTCATCGGCGCCGTCCCATGTGGTTTCTTGATTGCCAAGTCTCTGACCGGCGAGGATGTCCGAGCTTCCGGGTCGGGAAGCACTGGCGCGACGAATGTCGTCCGCAAGGCCGGATTGGCGGCCGGGCTGCTGACCTACGTGCTCGATGTGCTGAAGGGATTCCTCGCGCTGTGGGTGGCTGCCTGGGTGTCGGGTTCGACCTCCCCGCGCCTGCTGGGCGCGGCCGGGCTCGCCGCCGTACTGGGCCACATGTTCCCGGTGTATCTCGGCTTGCGGGGCGGCAAAGGCGTGGCCACCGGCGTCGGGGTGTTTCTGGTGCTGTCGCCTGTGGCGACGCTCCTGGCGCTGCTGACGTGGGGATTGGTCTTTGCCCTGACGCGCACCGTTTCACTGGGTTCACTGCTCGGCGTGCTCGTGCTGCCGATCGGCATCTGGCTGTGCGATGGATGGTGGCTGGGGCGAGCGAGCGAAGTCTGGCTGCCGTCGCTCATCTGGGCGGTGGCGATCGGAACGGCCATCATCGCGCGACATGGCGGCAACTTGCAGCGATTGTATCGCGGAACGGAGTCAACCTTTCGTCAAACAGGGTGGCAAACGCCGCCTGACTCGTAA
- a CDS encoding class II aldolase/adducin family protein yields MTAPAPVSLRDRVSPEEWQARVDLAAMYRLTALHGWDDLVFTHISMRVPGADHHFLINPYGLLFEEVTASNLVKIDLTGQIVMETPYRINPAGFTIHGAIHAAREDARCVFHTHTPHGIAVAAQADGLLPISQQSLFALATLGYHDYEGVALNEEEKPRLVADLGDKQILVLRNHGLLTVGRTAAEAFLLMYVVESACRIQVLAQSGGRPLITIAEPIQQGIRAQAAQVTHGLGADLVWPGLLRKLDRVDASYRN; encoded by the coding sequence ATGACCGCACCGGCTCCCGTGAGTCTCCGTGACCGCGTATCGCCTGAAGAGTGGCAGGCGCGGGTTGATTTAGCCGCGATGTATCGCCTGACCGCGTTGCACGGGTGGGACGACCTCGTGTTTACGCATATTTCGATGCGCGTTCCCGGCGCCGACCACCACTTCCTCATCAACCCCTACGGACTGCTCTTCGAGGAAGTCACGGCCTCGAACCTAGTCAAGATTGACCTCACAGGGCAGATCGTGATGGAGACGCCCTATCGCATCAATCCGGCCGGCTTCACCATTCACGGTGCCATCCATGCCGCGCGCGAAGATGCCCGGTGCGTGTTTCATACGCACACGCCGCATGGGATTGCCGTTGCGGCCCAGGCCGACGGGCTACTGCCGATTTCACAGCAGTCACTATTCGCCTTGGCAACGCTTGGCTATCACGACTACGAGGGCGTGGCGCTCAATGAGGAGGAAAAACCACGCCTGGTTGCCGATTTGGGCGATAAGCAAATCCTCGTGTTGCGCAACCACGGACTGCTCACGGTAGGGCGGACGGCCGCCGAGGCGTTTCTGCTGATGTATGTCGTCGAAAGTGCCTGTCGAATTCAGGTTCTGGCGCAGTCTGGCGGCCGACCGCTCATAACCATTGCCGAACCCATTCAGCAGGGCATTCGTGCGCAAGCGGCGCAGGTAACGCACGGTCTGGGCGCGGATTTGGTCTGGCCGGGCCTGCTGCGCAAGCTTGACCGGGTGGATGCTTCATATCGCAACTGA